The Prevotella sp. oral taxon 299 str. F0039 genome has a segment encoding these proteins:
- a CDS encoding aminopeptidase P family protein, which yields MFDKNTYIKRRETLKKLVKSGIIILFGNNESPCNYPNNAYSPFRQDSSFLYYFGANRDGLVGIIDIDNNTDTLIGNDVDIDDIVWLGPVDSVKNMASAVGVEHTAPLKELKHICCDALKNKREVHFLPPYRSDIMILIYDLLGIHPNQQKEKASLSLIKAVVKMRSVKEQQEIEEIERAFEIGYLMHTTAMKLTKEGVTEKFISGQVDGIANSYGSKVSFSTIFTQRGEILHGAPTMEKLKNGKLVLCDCGGETINNYCSDHTRTYPVNGKFTQKQLDIYSIVEAGHDLVLQIAKPGVKWFDVHMEVCKLMTTRLKELGLMKGDVEEAVVSGAHALFLPHGLGHMMGLDVHDMEGLGQIYVGYDDEIQPSTQFGTGSLRMGRRIEENFVITDEPGIYFIPALIDEWKAKGIGKDFINFEALEQYKDFGGIRIEDDVLITRDGCRFIGKTEIPYHPKDLEALMNQ from the coding sequence ATGTTTGACAAAAATACATACATTAAACGCCGTGAAACGCTAAAAAAGCTGGTAAAGAGTGGTATTATCATATTATTTGGCAATAACGAATCGCCTTGTAACTATCCTAATAATGCTTATTCACCATTCAGGCAAGACTCTTCTTTTCTTTATTACTTTGGTGCTAATAGAGATGGATTAGTAGGAATAATAGATATAGACAACAACACAGACACTCTTATTGGTAATGACGTTGACATTGACGATATAGTGTGGTTGGGTCCTGTTGACTCGGTTAAAAATATGGCCTCAGCTGTAGGAGTTGAGCATACTGCGCCTTTAAAAGAATTAAAACATATTTGTTGTGATGCTTTAAAGAATAAAAGAGAAGTTCATTTCCTTCCTCCTTATAGGTCGGATATAATGATATTGATATATGACCTTTTAGGTATTCATCCTAATCAACAAAAAGAAAAGGCTTCTTTATCACTTATAAAGGCTGTTGTTAAGATGCGTTCTGTTAAGGAACAGCAAGAAATTGAAGAAATTGAACGTGCTTTCGAAATTGGATATTTAATGCACACAACAGCGATGAAACTTACAAAAGAAGGCGTTACTGAAAAATTTATCAGCGGACAAGTTGATGGTATTGCCAATTCTTATGGTTCAAAGGTTAGCTTCTCTACTATCTTTACACAAAGAGGTGAAATTCTACATGGCGCTCCTACAATGGAAAAACTAAAGAATGGAAAACTTGTTTTATGCGATTGCGGTGGCGAAACCATTAATAACTATTGTTCCGACCATACTAGAACATATCCTGTTAATGGCAAATTCACTCAAAAACAATTAGATATTTATTCTATTGTAGAAGCTGGACACGACTTAGTTCTACAAATTGCAAAACCTGGTGTAAAATGGTTTGATGTTCACATGGAGGTTTGTAAGCTTATGACAACTCGTCTGAAAGAACTTGGTTTAATGAAAGGTGACGTAGAAGAAGCTGTGGTTTCTGGAGCACACGCTTTATTCTTACCTCATGGTTTAGGTCACATGATGGGACTCGACGTACACGATATGGAAGGATTAGGACAAATATACGTAGGTTATGACGACGAAATTCAACCTTCAACACAATTCGGAACAGGATCACTTCGTATGGGTAGACGAATTGAAGAGAACTTTGTTATCACGGATGAACCTGGTATTTACTTCATTCCTGCACTTATTGACGAATGGAAAGCAAAGGGAATTGGAAAAGATTTCATTAACTTTGAAGCTCTAGAACAATATAAAGACTTTGGAGGAATTCGTATTGAAGATGATGTTCTCATAACAAGAGATGGTTGTAGATTTATTGGAAAGACAGAAATTCCATATCACCCTAAAGACCTCGAAGCTTTAATGAACCAATAA